The genomic region TCGTAATCCGCCTTGGAATACTTGGGATAATGAAGAGGCATCCGAAACTCACACACTTCCCCACCCTGTAACATTTCTTCTTCAGCCCCTGTTTGCACTGCACTTCTTTCCCACCGCAATTTCTTGAGCAGATCTTCTAATGAATACACGCGCCGCATAAGCCTCGCAAAGCTTCCGCttgcatgatcatcatcatcaccatgatCATGGCCATGGTCGTCCTTTA from Cryptomeria japonica chromosome 3, Sugi_1.0, whole genome shotgun sequence harbors:
- the LOC131066660 gene encoding uncharacterized protein LOC131066660, whose product is MPISSNTHREVKAIKDDHGHDHGDDDDHASGSFARLMRRVYSLEDLLKKLRWERSAVQTGAEEEMLQGGEVCEFRMPLHYPKYSKADYESMAEWKLDILLRQYGLDVTGDVEYKREVAVGAFLWPDQRL